In one window of Desulfatirhabdium butyrativorans DSM 18734 DNA:
- a CDS encoding (Fe-S)-binding protein: MPENVVHIAKEKTTTFIDRVKEIVPNANLSLCLTCGACSSGCPASGLENMDPRKFLRLAVLGLDEEITEHPWVWMCSMCYRCTHACPMKIDIAALIYEARKLWPREKRPKGILGSCDMALKNDSCSAMGTPQEDFRFVVQDMLEEVRANQPGWEELQAPIDKQGAHFFLSQNSREPVTEPEEMVPLWKILHIVGADWTYSCTGWGGENYCMFLADDEGWKKITNTTLQTAKNLGCKVYLNTECGHSTFSVWKGAQKHKIDTGLEIAPMVQYYARWIREGKLKVNADWNKDLKVKFTVQDPCNQVRKGWGDALADDLRFVTIACVGEENFIDTYPNKSNNYCCGGGGGYLQSGYREARLHYGRLKHEQIMKTGASYVVTPCHNCHAQIHELGEHYGHGKYRTVHLWTIIALSLGILAENERTYLGDDLREVNLPGY; encoded by the coding sequence TCTCACCTGCGGCGCCTGCTCGTCGGGTTGCCCGGCATCGGGGCTCGAAAACATGGATCCCCGCAAATTCCTGCGTCTTGCCGTGCTGGGTCTGGATGAGGAAATCACGGAACACCCCTGGGTATGGATGTGCAGCATGTGTTATCGCTGCACCCATGCCTGCCCCATGAAGATCGACATTGCAGCACTCATTTACGAGGCGCGAAAACTCTGGCCGCGTGAAAAACGGCCCAAGGGGATTCTGGGCTCCTGCGACATGGCACTCAAAAATGACAGTTGCAGCGCCATGGGGACTCCCCAGGAAGATTTTCGCTTTGTCGTTCAGGATATGCTCGAAGAAGTGCGCGCCAACCAACCCGGATGGGAAGAGTTGCAGGCACCTATCGACAAGCAAGGGGCGCATTTCTTCCTGAGTCAAAACTCCCGCGAACCGGTCACCGAACCGGAGGAAATGGTTCCGCTGTGGAAGATTCTCCATATCGTCGGCGCAGACTGGACCTACAGCTGCACCGGCTGGGGCGGTGAGAACTACTGCATGTTCCTGGCCGACGACGAAGGGTGGAAAAAGATCACCAACACCACCCTTCAAACCGCAAAGAACCTCGGCTGCAAGGTGTATCTCAACACCGAATGCGGTCATTCCACGTTCTCGGTATGGAAGGGGGCACAAAAACACAAGATCGACACCGGACTCGAGATCGCGCCGATGGTCCAGTATTACGCCAGATGGATCCGGGAAGGAAAACTCAAGGTCAATGCCGATTGGAACAAGGACCTGAAGGTGAAGTTTACGGTTCAGGATCCGTGCAACCAGGTTCGGAAAGGATGGGGAGACGCCCTGGCGGATGATCTGCGCTTTGTCACCATCGCCTGTGTCGGGGAAGAAAACTTCATCGATACCTACCCCAACAAGAGCAACAACTACTGCTGCGGCGGAGGCGGCGGGTATCTCCAGAGCGGATACCGGGAGGCCAGGCTTCATTATGGAAGACTCAAGCATGAACAGATCATGAAAACCGGTGCATCCTATGTCGTCACACCTTGTCACAATTGCCATGCCCAGATTCACGAACTCGGTGAACATTATGGCCACGGGAAATACCGAACCGTGCATCTGTGGACGATCATCGCCCTATCGTTGGGAATTTTGGCCGAAAACGAAAGGACCTACCTCGGCGACGATCTCAGGGAAGTGAATCTGCCGGGATATTGA